One Streptomyces sp. L2 genomic window carries:
- a CDS encoding ubiquinol-cytochrome c reductase cytochrome b subunit — MSTAANETPRSRGKAPAGERVADWADGRLGIYSLAKSNMRKIFPDHWSFMLGEVCMYSFIIIILTGVYLTLFFHPSMNEVVYHGSYVPLQGQAMSEAFNSTLHISFDVRGGLLVRQIHHWAALIFLAGMFVHMMRVFFTGAFRKPREINWLFGFLLFVLGMFTGFTGYSLPDDLLSGTGVRFMEGAILSVPIVGTYLSFFLFGGEFPGHDFVARFYSIHILLLPGIMLGLMVGHLILVFYHKHTQFAGPGKTEKNVVGMPLLPVYMAKAGGFFFLVFGVIAVISAIAQINPIWAIGPYRPDQVSTGAQPDWYMGFSEGLIRFMPGWEINLWGHTLVLGVFIPLVIFPLVLVAIAVYPFIESWVTGDKREHHILDRPRNAPTRTAFGVAWLTLYSILLVGGGNDLWATHFHLSINSVTWFVRIFFFVGPVIAFIATKRICLGLQRRDHEKVLHGRETGIIKRLPHGEFIEVHEPLSQEALHTLTAHEQYEPAEIGATVDENGVERKVKATEKLRVKLSGAYYGEGNQIPKPTVEEYKEITSGHGHH; from the coding sequence ATGAGTACTGCAGCGAACGAAACGCCCCGCTCTCGCGGGAAGGCTCCGGCCGGCGAGCGCGTCGCCGACTGGGCCGACGGACGGCTCGGGATCTACTCCCTGGCCAAGTCCAACATGCGCAAGATCTTCCCCGACCACTGGTCGTTCATGCTCGGCGAAGTGTGCATGTACAGCTTCATCATCATCATCCTCACGGGTGTGTACCTGACGCTGTTCTTCCACCCGTCGATGAACGAGGTCGTGTACCACGGCAGCTATGTCCCGCTTCAGGGGCAGGCGATGTCCGAGGCGTTCAACTCGACCCTGCACATCTCCTTCGACGTGCGCGGTGGTCTGCTGGTCCGGCAGATCCACCACTGGGCCGCGCTGATCTTCCTCGCCGGCATGTTCGTGCACATGATGCGCGTGTTCTTCACCGGCGCGTTCCGCAAGCCGCGTGAGATCAACTGGCTGTTCGGCTTCCTGCTGTTCGTCCTCGGCATGTTCACCGGCTTCACCGGTTACTCGCTCCCCGACGACCTGCTCTCCGGCACCGGTGTCCGCTTCATGGAGGGCGCGATCCTGTCCGTGCCGATCGTCGGCACGTACCTGTCGTTCTTCCTCTTCGGCGGCGAGTTCCCCGGCCACGACTTCGTGGCCCGGTTCTACTCGATCCACATCCTGCTGCTGCCGGGCATCATGCTCGGCCTGATGGTGGGCCACCTGATCCTGGTCTTCTACCACAAGCACACGCAGTTCGCGGGTCCCGGAAAGACCGAGAAGAACGTCGTCGGCATGCCGCTGCTGCCGGTGTACATGGCCAAGGCCGGAGGCTTCTTCTTCCTGGTCTTCGGTGTCATCGCGGTCATCTCGGCGATCGCGCAGATCAACCCGATCTGGGCCATCGGCCCCTACCGTCCGGACCAGGTGTCCACCGGCGCCCAGCCCGACTGGTACATGGGCTTCTCCGAGGGCCTGATCCGCTTCATGCCGGGCTGGGAGATCAATCTGTGGGGCCACACGCTCGTCCTGGGCGTGTTCATCCCGCTGGTGATCTTCCCGCTGGTCCTGGTGGCCATCGCGGTCTACCCGTTCATCGAGTCCTGGGTCACCGGCGACAAGCGTGAGCACCACATCCTGGACCGCCCGCGCAACGCCCCGACGCGTACGGCGTTCGGTGTCGCCTGGCTGACGCTCTACTCGATCCTGCTCGTCGGTGGTGGAAACGACCTGTGGGCCACCCACTTCCACCTGTCGATCAACTCGGTCACCTGGTTCGTCCGGATCTTCTTCTTCGTCGGACCGGTCATCGCGTTCATCGCCACCAAGCGGATCTGCCTCGGCCTGCAGCGCCGCGACCACGAGAAGGTGCTGCACGGCCGCGAGACCGGCATCATCAAGCGCCTGCCGCACGGTGAGTTCATCGAGGTGCACGAGCCGCTCAGCCAGGAGGCCCTGCACACGCTCACCGCGCATGAGCAGTACGAGCCGGCCGAGATCGGCGCCACGGTCGACGAGAACGGCGTCGAGCGCAAGGTGAAGGCCACGGAGAAGCTGCGCGTCAAGCTCTCCGGTGCCTACTACGGCGAGGGGAACCAGATCCCCAAGCCGACCGTCGAGGAGTACAAGGAG